The region CGCGTGATCGGGGTGCCGACGGCCGTAGGCGGCCGCCTGCTCCAGGACGTGCCGGCGCTCCGCCTCCTGCTGCGGGACGCCGGGCTGGGTCACGAAGGTGAGCGTGAAGGGATGCCGCTGCCGCGCCTGCGCCGCGTCGTAGGGCGCCCCGCCGAGGAACGGCAGCGCCGTCGCGACGACCGACTTCGGGTCGGCGCCGAGATCGGCGAAGACGTCGGCGAAGCGGGCGGCGTCGGCGTCGCAGTTGGCGAGCACGAGATCGGCGCCGGCGCGGTTCACGAGCCCGTCGATGATCTTCTCGTACACGAGCCCGACGTAACCGGTGACGACGACCGGCCGGGTCGGCCGGTCCCGCCACGCCCGCCCCAGGGCGTGCAGCAGCGACTGGACGCAGCCGCCGATGCACGCGAGCACGACCACCTCGGCGTCGCTGTCGGCCAGCCGGGCGACGGTCTCGGCGATGCTCGCCCGCCGCAGCGAGGCGGGGGTGATGCCGATGTCGGCCAGCTGCTGGTCGTTGGGGACCGAGCGGCCGAGCAGCAACGTCGCGTGCAGCTGCGCGGGGCGGTCGGCGACGAGGCGGGCCGCCACGGTGGCCCCCCACTTCCATCGGCTGTCCGAGTCCGCCACGACCTCGACGCGCCAGGGTGGCGTCTCGGTGCCGTCGTCCGTCGTCGTCGGGGGGCTCGCCGTCATGGCCGCGAAGCTAGGAAGCGCGCCTTGCCGCGAGGGAGCATGCAGGTGGCGGTCGGGGAGCGGTCAGGTAAATGCGAGGTTCCGCGGGTGGCTGCCGCGGCGCCCGGGCCCCCGGCGCACCCGCCCGCCCGTCACCTGCTGCTCACCCGCGCGCGTCGAGACGGCCACCTGGGCCTCATCGTGTCGTCGCCGCGCGCCGCGACCATCTCCGGGTGCCGACCGACCCGACACTGACCGTCGTACTTCCCGTCCGCAACGTCGCGGCGTACCTGCCCGACATGCTCACCTCCCTGGGGCTCAATACCGACGTCGACCTGCAGCTCGTCGTCGTCGACGACGGCTCCGACGACGGGACCGCGCAGGTGATCGAGGAGTTCGCGGACCGGTTGCCGCAGCTGCAGGCGATCCGGCACGACACCGCGGTCGGGCTGGCCGACGCCCGCAACGCCGGGCTGGACCGTGCCGTCGGGCGCCACGTCTGCTTCCTCGACGGCGACGACTGGCTCGCGCCGGGGTACCTCGGCCGGCTCGTCCACGCGATCGACGGGCTCGGCTGCGACTTCGTGCGCGTGGACCACGTGCAGGTGCGCGACCGCGACCGCGTCGTGCACCTCGCGCCCGAGGCCCGTCGCGACGTCGTGCTCGACCCGCGCTCGGGCATCCTGCCGGCCAGCCGACGCACGATGATCGACTACCCGTACGCCTGGGCGGGCATCTTCCGGCGCGAGCTCGGCGAGCTGCTGCGCTTCCCGGCCGGGCTGCACACCGCCGAGGACCGGCCGTGGATCTGGCGCCTGCACCGCGAGGCCCGCAGCTACGCCGTGACGTCCCTGGCCGGCGTGTTCTACCGGCGCGACGTCGCGAACTCCCTGACGCAGATCGGCGACCACCGGCAACTGCAGTTCGTCGACGCCTACGCGATGGTGCTCGCGCAGGTGAGCGGCGACGCGGCGCTGCTGGGCAAGGCGATGCGCCAGTTCCTCGGCATCGTCGCGCACCAGGTGGAACAGGGCGAGGAGCGCTTCACCGCCCCGCTGCGCCGGCAGCTGGCCGAGCGTGTCACCGAGCTGCTCGCCGGGGTGGACCCCGAC is a window of Jatrophihabitans endophyticus DNA encoding:
- a CDS encoding DUF6716 putative glycosyltransferase, which translates into the protein MTASPPTTTDDGTETPPWRVEVVADSDSRWKWGATVAARLVADRPAQLHATLLLGRSVPNDQQLADIGITPASLRRASIAETVARLADSDAEVVVLACIGGCVQSLLHALGRAWRDRPTRPVVVTGYVGLVYEKIIDGLVNRAGADLVLANCDADAARFADVFADLGADPKSVVATALPFLGGAPYDAAQARQRHPFTLTFVTQPGVPQQEAERRHVLEQAAAYGRRHPDHAVVVKLRARVGDRTTHVEPFHFEALLPPEELPPNLTFAYGAMDAVLDRTDLCVTVSSTAAIEAMHRGIPTALLTDYGIRESLGNQLFVGSGAMTSWPSLLRGELPVTRPEWAAAHGVVVGPDSYTAAADRLGELVAKRAELPPLRPWLDEERAGAYLPGLLARYGIDRTGAVLAPSDAIGTRPSFARRAARVAARRAYRYGVRVVEPRVKRIAQL
- a CDS encoding glycosyltransferase family 2 protein: MPTDPTLTVVLPVRNVAAYLPDMLTSLGLNTDVDLQLVVVDDGSDDGTAQVIEEFADRLPQLQAIRHDTAVGLADARNAGLDRAVGRHVCFLDGDDWLAPGYLGRLVHAIDGLGCDFVRVDHVQVRDRDRVVHLAPEARRDVVLDPRSGILPASRRTMIDYPYAWAGIFRRELGELLRFPAGLHTAEDRPWIWRLHREARSYAVTSLAGVFYRRDVANSLTQIGDHRQLQFVDAYAMVLAQVSGDAALLGKAMRQFLGIVAHQVEQGEERFTAPLRRQLAERVTELLAGVDPDVVGRALPGDDRIQVLAPLLPAAVLGRRWAS